The sequence below is a genomic window from bacterium.
CGAAGCACACTCCGCATTCGCGCCACGGAATGGGCATCGACCACCCAAAACGAGATCCGTCAGCGTCAATCGCCGCGCGGCACGCTGAAACATTGGAAAGCCAGCTTCTCAGCCAACTTTCGTGCATAGTTCAGGCTAGAGGACCCACCTCCTCGAGCTCGTAGGCGTGCAGGATCTCTCCACCGGCCTTGAACCCGTCCACGCCGTAGAAATCACTTCCTACGTGAATCGGAACCCGGTCATTCCAGATGTTCCTATTCGCCTCGAGCCAGTCCTTTCGCACCTACCGCGTGCCCGCCTTCCTGGCCCACACATATCTCGCGAGCCCACCCAGCCCAACCCCGCGATCGCCCACTTTGATGAAACCCGCGTCGCGCAATTGCGCCGCGAGCTCGGCCAGTACCGGGAGGCCGTGGAGATTCTCATGGGCTCGAAGGAAGAGATCGAATGAGGCCATGGCGGCGCGGACTCCGAGCGCACGAGCCGCCACTGAACTACTGACCAGGGGGGTCTGGATCGCGAGTGTGCCGCCGTCTGCAAGGCAGCCATGCACCCGATCGAACAGAGCCGCGCGACCCTCGATATCGAAGTAGTGCAGATTGTTGTTCAACAGAACCAGATCGAAGGTGTCGCGCGGAAGCGACAGCTCCATGAAATCTCCGTCGAGGATCTCACAACGACGGAACACCTCCGCCGCACGAAGGCGCGTGCGAGCCTTCTCGGCCACCGCGCGGTCCAGCTCGACGCCGGTACCGAGGGCATCCCGGAAGCGGACGAGCAGATCGGCAAGGTAGGTACCTTCGCCACAACCGACATCGAGGATACGCCTCGCGTCGCGCACGCCCGGTAGCCTGCGAAGCACCGAAAGGGCGGCCCCCTCGGTCACCCGCGAGCCGATGGCGACCCGGAGAGCCTCTTCCGGGTCCTTGCCGAAGGTCGGGCGTGCCTCCCCCTGGAGAAGGGCCGGGAGACGGGCCTGCAGAGGGACATAGGTCAGCGCGGTCTGGTCGAGCATCGCACGAGCGGCTTCGGCGTCCTGACCCTCCAAGAGCCAGCGGACATAGGGGACCGGGCGAAATCGCCCCTCGCGGCGAAGAAGCAGGCCGTGGGCGTGGGCCGCTCGCAACCATGCGGCGATCAGGTCGAGAGGCGCAGTCTTAGCTTCGGCAAGCTCGGCCGCGGTCATCGGCTCGTCGACGAGCGCCTGAAACAGCCCCGCTTCGAGCCCCGCCCGCAGGACCGCGGCCTCCAACTGTGCACGCATGCTCGCCGCGAGACGCCGCATCTGACGCACCCGGTCGATGGGGCCGCTCATCTCAAGCGGGCTCGAGGTTGGCGTAGCGCACGACGACGGTCTTCACGCCAGCATGATCAAAACGAATCCGCAGCTTCTGGGCAGGCCCGCGACCGATCACGGCCTGGATCGTTCCGACGCCGAAGACCGGATGGCGCACTCGCCCGCCCACTGCCGCACCCGAGCCACCAGATTCGCCTTCTTCCGGTGCGCTCTGGTCGTAGGAGTAGTCATAGCCGCGCCCTTCGCTTTCCCACGAACGCGTCGCGACCGGCGCTCCGATCTCTTCCACCAGATTCTGGGGAACTTCCCGAAGGAAACGGGAGACCGTCCCGAACGTGCGGGTTCCGAACCGCCGCCGCTCCAGCGCATGAGCGAGGGTCAGCTCCTCCATGGCGCGCGTCATCGCCACATAGCAAAGCCTGCGCTCCTCCTCGATCGCCCGCTCGTCGCGCATCGAGCCCTGGTGAGGGAACACGCCCTCTTCCATGCCGAGCACGAAGACGACAGGGAATTCGAGACCCTTCGCCGAGTGAACGGTCATCAGGGAAACGCGATCGTCGCGGAACTCGGCGGAATCGAGATCCGAAACCAGCGCAACCTGGTCCAAGAAGAGTTCGACCAGGCTACGGCCTTCGTCCTCGGGCCCGCGATTGGCGACCTCGAAATCCTCCGCCGACGCGATCAACTCGCGCAGGTTCTCGACCCGGTTCTCGGCCTCGGGTGTGGCTTCCTTCTCCAGCCCGCGCAAGTAGCCGGTCTGGTCGAGTACGGCGGAGATCGCTTCAGCAGGCTCCCAATGCGGCAATCCCGAGGCCAGGTTGTTCACGAGGGTCAGGAACTCGGCCACCTTACCGCGCACACGCCCACCGGAGCCCTCGGCGTAGGCGCGCAATCCCTCGAGCAGAGATGTCCCGCGCTCCTCGGCAAGCACGGCAGCCCGCTCGATCGTCGTCTTGCCGATCCCCCGCGCCGGGCGGTTCACGATCCGCCGGAGCGCCATATCGTCGCGGGGGTTCTGGGCCAGCCGCAGATACGAGAGCGCGTCCTTCACCTCGGCCCGGTCGTAGAAGCGCACGCCGCCCACGACCACGTAGGGCACGTCGTACTTGAGGAGTTCTTCTTCGACGGGCCGGGATTGAGCGTTCGTACGATAGAAGACCGCGTGCTGGCCGTAGGCCCTATCGCCATCCTTCACGCCTTCGAGAATCTTGCGCACCACGTGGGAGGCCTCGTCCCGTTCGTCGCGCGCCTGATACAGGATGATCCGTTCGCCCTCGCCGCCTTCCGCGATCATCTTCTTGGGCGGACGATCAGGGTTGTTGTCCACCACGGCATCCGCACCGGCCAGGATGCGCTGCGTCGAACGATAGTTGCGCTCGAGCTTCACAACCTGGGCGTCGGGAAAGTCGCGTTCGAAATCGAGGATGTTGCGGATGTCCGCACCGCGCCATCCGTAGACGGATTGATCCGGATCCCCCACCACACAGAGGTTGCGATGAGGCCCGACCAGCTGCTGCACGAGCTGGTACTGCACCCGGTTCGTGTCCTGGTACTCGTCCACCAACACGTACTGCCAGCGCTCCTGGTAGTGGCGCAGGACTTCCGGGTAGCGCTCGAAGAGCTCGACGGTCAACAGGAGCAGGTCGCCGAAATCCAGCGCGTTCGCTTCGGCCAGGAGCTTCTGGTAAGTGGCGTAGATCTCCGCGCTGTGCTCCGCGTCGAGGTCGTTCGCCTTCTCGGCTGCTTCTGCCGGAAGCCAGCCTGCGTTCTTCCACTGGTCGATGCTCCAGCTGAGCCGCTTCGCGTCCTGGGTCTTCGGGTCGAGGGAATGGCGGCGCATCGCTTCTTTGACGACGCCCAATGCATCGGACTGGTCGTAGATGACGAAGCCACGCTCGCGGCCCAGCTGACCGATCTCCCGGCGCAGGATGCGCACGCAGGTGGAGTGGAAGGTCGAGAGCCAGAGCCCTTGCGCCTCGGGGCCGAGTAGCTTCTCGACGCGGCCCCGCATCTCACCGGCGGCCTTGTTCGTGAAGGTCACCGCGAGGATGCCTTCCGGCGGAATGCCGCAAGCACCGATCAGGTAGGCGACGCGATGGGTGAGCACCCGGGTCTTGCCGCTGCCGGCGCCCGCCAGCACGAGCAACGGACCCTCGGTGCATTCGATGGCAGTGCGCTGCTCCGGATTCAGGCCCTCGACGAGGGATTCAGCGAGCAAGGACTTCACTCTCAGAGGAAAGAGGGAGCGGGGAACCGGTGAAAGGTAGCAATCAATCCGCAGTGAAGAAGAAGGGGCTGCTCCAGGCGGCGCCGCCATCTTGTTGGCGGATCCGCACGTACGCGTAGCTACCCGGCGGTGGGTCCCTCAACAGGGTTTCCACGGCCAGGGCGAGCTCGCCATTCCCTTCGAAGGCAGCCACGAGCTCGCCGCCCTGGATCACATCGATCGATTCGATGGGCCCCGCCCCGGCTACGTCGATCTCGAAACGATGTTCGGATCCTGCTGTGACCGCACTACCCATCGGCTGGCCGTCCAGATGGACGCGAAGCAGGATCCGCGGGCCATTCGTCGCGTAGCTGCGCCGGGCCCGGAGCGCCGCCAGTACCGAGGCGCGGGTCCGATCCTCGGCAAAGATGGCGGCCAGCCCGCCGCTGTCCGCCGCCAAGTGGGTCAGGCCCGGGTGCCCATCGTGGCTGTCCCCGCTCCCGACGAAGCCCAGACGGTAGCCACGGGCCAGGGCGTCGACCATGAACGAGCCTTCACGCCCGCCGCGGACAGGCCCGGGTGTGTGCGCCATCTCGCTGCTGCCATGCACCGACACGATCTCGGTGATCGGTTCGAACTCCGGATCCGGCGGGATCTCCCAGGCCACGGCGATCGGATCGCCCGCCGGATGGTGGGCGAAGGTCAGGGCCTGCCGCCCGCGCAAGGCGCTCCACAGCTCCTGGGGATGATCCGTCGCCTCGTCGAGAGAGCTGAT
It includes:
- a CDS encoding UvrD-helicase domain-containing protein; translated protein: MAAPPGAAPSSSLRIDCYLSPVPRSLFPLRVKSLLAESLVEGLNPEQRTAIECTEGPLLVLAGAGSGKTRVLTHRVAYLIGACGIPPEGILAVTFTNKAAGEMRGRVEKLLGPEAQGLWLSTFHSTCVRILRREIGQLGRERGFVIYDQSDALGVVKEAMRRHSLDPKTQDAKRLSWSIDQWKNAGWLPAEAAEKANDLDAEHSAEIYATYQKLLAEANALDFGDLLLLTVELFERYPEVLRHYQERWQYVLVDEYQDTNRVQYQLVQQLVGPHRNLCVVGDPDQSVYGWRGADIRNILDFERDFPDAQVVKLERNYRSTQRILAGADAVVDNNPDRPPKKMIAEGGEGERIILYQARDERDEASHVVRKILEGVKDGDRAYGQHAVFYRTNAQSRPVEEELLKYDVPYVVVGGVRFYDRAEVKDALSYLRLAQNPRDDMALRRIVNRPARGIGKTTIERAAVLAEERGTSLLEGLRAYAEGSGGRVRGKVAEFLTLVNNLASGLPHWEPAEAISAVLDQTGYLRGLEKEATPEAENRVENLRELIASAEDFEVANRGPEDEGRSLVELFLDQVALVSDLDSAEFRDDRVSLMTVHSAKGLEFPVVFVLGMEEGVFPHQGSMRDERAIEEERRLCYVAMTRAMEELTLAHALERRRFGTRTFGTVSRFLREVPQNLVEEIGAPVATRSWESEGRGYDYSYDQSAPEEGESGGSGAAVGGRVRHPVFGVGTIQAVIGRGPAQKLRIRFDHAGVKTVVVRYANLEPA
- a CDS encoding methyltransferase domain-containing protein, with the translated sequence MSGPIDRVRQMRRLAASMRAQLEAAVLRAGLEAGLFQALVDEPMTAAELAEAKTAPLDLIAAWLRAAHAHGLLLRREGRFRPVPYVRWLLEGQDAEAARAMLDQTALTYVPLQARLPALLQGEARPTFGKDPEEALRVAIGSRVTEGAALSVLRRLPGVRDARRILDVGCGEGTYLADLLVRFRDALGTGVELDRAVAEKARTRLRAAEVFRRCEILDGDFMELSLPRDTFDLVLLNNNLHYFDIEGRAALFDRVHGCLADGGTLAIQTPLVSSSVAARALGVRAAMASFDLFLRAHENLHGLPVLAELAAQLRDAGFIKVGDRGVGLGGLARYVWARKAGTR